The window TTTCAACATCTTCATAATACCAAATGAAATCAACTTTCTCCCAGACATTGCAAAGGAAGCCGTCGACATGGCGTTGCCCGAGATATTTGGCTCCATCGAGCCAATTGGGTCGGAGAATACCGACCTCAAGCTGAGCAGAAGAGCAAGTCTTGGAGGAATCTAAAGTGTAGAAGAAGGAAGTACCATTGTTCCATTCGAGGTCGTAGAGAACGTTGCCGAGCTGGTGTTGGATGATGTTGAAGTTCCGACCATTAGGCCAGTCGTACCAGAGGTTGATTATCTGAGGAATTCCGGAGTAGTTCATGAGGAGAATGGAATGAAATTGAAGAGGCCATGGGGTTGGAACTGGATCCTCTGCAATGGAATAGCTTACACTCGCACTCAGCAATGAAAGGATAAGGAAGAATTTCGCCTTTGAAGCCATGGCTTctatctctctcttctctctcgCACTTTCTGTCATTTATTTACTTCTCCATgattcaatttatatatatatatatatatatatatatatatatatataattataatagatAACCATTTCAAAGATTATGATTTAGTTATTACGATGTACTGAACAGCTTTAACTTACTAAATTAGAATTTAGGGTAATTACGGTACatgataacttttttttttttttatatatataattattaactatataacatcatttttaaaaaattgcaaatataattTTGCTATTAGTCATGCAacttagattttgctatatttataaattttttaaaatattgttatataattaattatttatttaattattatatttgcaatcattactataatttatttatataatttagttttattattacGTAGGATTTGATAAAATTCTCATAATTCAGTTTCCATCAAAGTGTTGCCAgtaggaaaaaaaaaccaaccagGTCAATTATTCCTCCTCACCTTCATAACAAATGAGAGGGAAGAAACTACAGAGAAAGACACCTTTTTTGATTAAAAAACAATAACGAAAAGGAGTATATGCTATAATAACGAAACGATAATTGTAATTGATAACGAAATTGGTTGTCATATTTGCAAATATATCACAAAAATAAATAACGTGCAACAAGTTATATGGTCAATCAGTGGTAATCATCTTAATTTTAGTAGACCTTTTCGTTGGTCATCTAGTTTAAACTTATGATTTTGGATACCCTCTTGGATACCCTTCTAAATTAATATTGTGTACAAAGTACAtccttttaaaattttctaGAAAATAAACATGGTTCTAAATCATTCTtctatttatatttttcaacttttcgAGTGAATTTTCCTCTTCTCTTCCGAAGATCTCCACCAAAAGTGGACATACATCCTCTCAAGATCTTTACAAAGATCCTCTGGAGCTTAAAGTAACTCATTGTATAGTTAGGAATAGCTTGAACGACCACTTTCAATAAAACCTCCTTCCCCTAGCAGAGAAGAAATTATTCTTTTCCAATTTTGCAGCCCTCCAGAGCCTACCTTATGTTTGACCTCTTTGAAATATGACCTTTGCACGACCATTTAAAGGAAGGTAACCTGATATAAAAGGTAGGATCTCGCCAAGCTTCGATAGCTTTTCTTTTCTCAGAGGAATGCTTTTATCATTGATGAACATTGATTTACCTTGTCCAGACGCTCCCTCTTAATCTTCAAGAATCTTCTTCATCGTGCAACAGTAGCTTTCGGAATCTCTGAAGAACAAGCTGTCATCTGCAAAGAAACAAACGCCATGAATATGTAGTTGGATTTTATTGTTGCATTGTTTGACTGGTTTCATATTCATTTCCAGGATGATGTTAGTGACAAATCTGTTTTCATATTCAATGCACTTGGAGAGTACGAAAAGAAAGTCTTATTGCAAAGCTTGATCAGCGAGAGGTCAGTCAAAATGCTGATTAGAACATTAGAAGAATACTAAGCAGAAAGAAGTATTTCAATCCAGGAGTCTCAGTTAACAATAAGCCTTACTTCCTTACTGCATCTTCTACTATAGTTAAATAGTTTACTAGTAGAAATGTTCATGTTATTTTTTGcagtgtaatatatatatatatattattagaaagAAACCTGGCAATTCCATATTCACTTGAACAAGAATAAACATGAAGATAGAAACACAAGCTTCAGTGTCTAATTTATTCAAATTGAAGAATAAGTTCAGCGCAATGGGACTACAAGAAAGATGTCAAATAGCTGGGAAATTCTGGTGGAGAAGCCTATTATTGACACCACCCATCAGAGGCAAATTCTGGTGGAGAGCCACATCATTGGCAGTAGTTCCCGTGCCATCAAAGCAGTAAACAGGGGCTTGCCAGTTCTCATCCTCTAGCACAGCACCCACTTCAAATGTCATCACATGAGCCTGTCTTCCTGCACAGTTGTGGAAAGGAAAAACCCCATGGCAGGAAGTTTAGAATGAAGTGCCTATGTGATTGTTGCCAAAACAAGCTTAGCATGGCGGTAATTGGTATAggtattttttctctttttatcaACTCTAATGTGGCATTACCGTTTTCTTTGGAAGACTATTTAAAGTCATGTTAGATAGTTTTACGATGAAAGTTGTGCATTTGTGCTTATTTCAAGACTAGCCAATAATGCTTTAATTTTGCAAATTTGCAAGTCAACGACATTAGAGTGTGATTGACCATTATGACAATCCGTGTCTAACCCAAACTTTAGGATTGGAATCAAATTGATTTGGGATATTAGTGATTGAGAACTAGAAAGAAAGAGTTTCTAACTAAAATTCTTTAGGATTTCCATATGAGAAAGCTAGAGAGACAGGGGAAAAGAGGGTTACCAGTGTAAAAGAGCCAATGAACAGGCCTCTTGGTTTCAACATCTTCATAATACCAAATGAAATCAACTTTCTCCCAGACATTGCAAAGGAAGCCATCGACATGGCGTTGACCCAGATATTTGGCTCCATCGAGCCAGTTGGGTCGGAGAATACCGACCTCAAGCTGAGCGGAAGAGCAAGTCTTGGAGGAATCTAAAGTGTAGACGAAGGAAGTACCATTGTTCCATTCGAGATCATAGACAACGTGGCCGAGCTGGTGTTGCATGATGTTGAAGTTCCGACCATTAGGCCAGTCGTACCAGAGGTTGATTATCTGAAGAATTCCGGAGTAGTTCATGAGGAGAATGGAATGAAATTGAAGAGGCCATGGAGTTGGAACTGGATCCTCTGCAATGGAATAGCTTACACTCGCACTCAGCAATGAAAGGATGAGAAAATTTTTCGCTTTGGAAGCCATGGCTTATTGGATCTCTCCCCTCTCTCGCCATTTCTCTAATTTATTTCCTTCTCGTCGATTCAAAAAAGTCAACTATTCCCCCACCTCATCACAGATGGGAggaaagaaagggaagaaacaaTCAATCGGAGAAGACATCTTTCTCAATCAAACAATCGTAAATAGTAACAAAATTGATAGTCGTATTTGCAAATATGTTAGCACAAATAAATAAGTTGCAACTATTTAAGTATTTATATGTTCAATTTGTAATAATAATTGATAAATCCATTTTGACAGTCTATTATCGATAAACCTCTAAATCATTTTAACCAGTTTTTTTTCATAGTCGATTTTGTTTAAACTTATGGTTTGGACACCCTattgcattttttttctatataaacaAACGTTGCCATCTAAATATTGTGTACATCCTtctgaattttctttttaaaaagtaaacatGATTTTCAATCatccctatatatatatatatatatatatatatatatatatatatatatatatatataattctagGCATTTACGCATTTCACTTAAACCAACTTAAGCCTAATTCTAGAAGGATGAAATCTTCCTgttcaattaaagaaaataagagattaatttttttaataaaatgcTCAGTTCTATTCAAGGTTATATCTATTTTTGTACAATCTACCTAAgtatcaatttttaaaataaaagattaattttcttttataaaatgcTCGGTTGCATTTAAGGTTACATTTATCTTTGTACAATCTACCTAAGtatcaaattttaattaatattcgAATGGACGGTTATACCCTCTGCCTGATGAAAGGGTAGCCCTAGGCGCTTCAAAAACCAAAGGCTGAGATTTATTTCTAAAGAAATCAAACGGTCCACAATTCACAGCCGCTCCTTTATATTCATCCTAGACGGCGCTCGTCTCCTCTTTCTTCACCTTCATCGCACCGCCTTGTTTCTCTCGCGAACTGTCGTTGGAGTTTTAGGGTTCGCGATCCACACAGTTCCCCTTCCTTTGATCATCATGGTATACTCCAGATTTCCCTTTTTTCGTTTCATATTCGGATCCACCTAATTTTGCTTTTTTCTTTCAATCAGGTTCTTCAAAACGACATCGATTTGCTCAACCCACCCGCCGAGCTTGAGAAGAGAAAGCACAAGCTCAAGCGTCTCGTACAATCGCCCAACTCATTCTTCATGGTATGTTAACTCGTGTGAaccctttttccttttcttaatCTATTATTTTCTTCGATGATGGTGATTGAACTGTTACGTGAATTCCAAAATGCAGGACGTGAAATGCCAGGGTTGCTTTAACAtgtaagtttttattttttacatcaATTGTGGTTACTTCAATGTGAATATATGTTTTTGTTTATAAAATGAATGATGATATAAGATTATTTGAATGATGAACAGAACCACTGTATTCAGTCATTCACAAACAGTTGTGGTATGTGGGAATTGCCAGACGGTCTTGTGCCAGCCAACTGGAGGGCGAGCTAAGCTAACAGAAGGGTGCTCCTTTAGAAGAAAGGGCGATTAATTCTTTGCCTCAGAATTGGTTTGTAGTAGGATAAGGATGGGTGGGTTTGAATTTTGATATTGCAATTGAGCATATTTTGTCTTTGTCTCGGGTTTTCTTATACATTTTGGATGTTGATTATTCAATTTTGCTTGAGAAAGGAAGAGCATTTTGTTTGTCACCCTGTTCCAGTACAATGCAACTAAGTTAATTTTTGAAGTAATTTACATCGAACTATTTTGATTTGCTTGCCATTATTTGCATTATATGCAAAATTAAATCCtattttcttttgcttttagtGTTGGAACATTGAATTGTTCTTTCTAAATGGTTTGCCATTTGTTGCCGTCAGCTAGCTCAAACTAAGTATATATGCTCTTTAATATTACAATAGACTTTCCTGTTTCTGCCTCAATGTCATAGGATGCGGTGTAGTGATTTTTTAATTGCTCCTCTTGATCCTTCTTATCATGATATGGTGTAGTAGTTGCCTATTTGTTTTGATATTGCATTTTTCCATACAATTTATTTTGGCCGTGTGGTCTTATTCTACTGTTTCTTAGGCGGTTGTTTTCTCTTTGGATATGGCGAATGATTGTAGAAAAATTGGTCCATTTGTTTTGTGGTTGATATGGGCTTGCAAATCGTTTTATTCTTGATGTTATTGATGAAGCCAATAAATTATTTGTGATGTCATACTAGAATGTTTTGAAGTAACGagtttttcttcattttggttCTTAAGAATTGATTTGGAGTTGTAAGATTGAATCCGTGAACTGCTGTAGAATGAACCACTTCTTTGCACGAAAGCTGTTGCATTGTTTGGTTTGACTAATATGTTTTGTCATATCTAGGTTTTTGTTCGAACCACAACGAGATTGCtcattgttttcaaaatttttatgaTTTAGCATATACGGTAGGGGTGAACATGATGGGTTGAGAAATTAGTGCTGGTTTGAGCAAGTTCAAAATCCTTAAATCGATTGATATCAACTTACTATATGGATTAATACGAGGTTTTATCAAATGAAAATTATatggattattattatagtcGTATCTACGACTGGTTTTATAGTATACTTAGGGTCTGGTTTTATAGTATACTTAGGGTCCTTTTTTGATCGAAAATGTGAAtgtaatataatttaaatttaacttttttaattttcatttaatcTAAGATTTCATTTTAGCCATGGAAGAAAgtcatttttctaattttcatgAACTACGATTACATTCGGACTTTGTgcattttaataaaattaaggGCATTCAAATAGTATAGGACTGCAAATTGTATATTTGATTGTACATTGGAATTTTAGTTATTAGGGCAATTTAATAGTTAAAAAGTGTGCAATAAAATAGCTAATGGTTGTAACCaataaaatcataaacaaaaagaaataaattcaAACACTCAAATTCGATCAGTTACACAATTTAAGTCGTATAAAATCTCTGTTTTGCAtctgaaaaaaaataatttattttgtttttgttttgaaggATTAGTCATAATAAACATTACTTTTCACCACATAATTAACCCAAATGTTCTCTAACCCATCTAAAACCAACTAGTAGTAGGCGCAAGCTCCTCCCTCACCCATCTGGTTTAGGGTTCAATATTCCCTTTGCATAACACAGATACTGTATGTGTGTCTAGGTGTGTGTATATTTGTATCTATTTAGTTCGTGTTTTTTATCTACTAAGAAGTTAGTCTTCAAACTTTGGTATGTTACTATTTAGTGTCTCGGTGCTTTGTGAACATTCAAATTTATGATTTTTGTTTTAACCATGAAGAGTGATAGTTGATTAAGAACCAAATGAAGTATGTtgatgggtttttttttctctcgaTAAACTCAAGTTGCTACACAACATATCCTGATGTCAAGGACTTGGCGTCGGGAGAGTGTCCTACAAATACCAATCAGTTTTAGCGCGGCATAGCCTTTTTCCCTCACAAAACATCACATAAAGTTCTTGATTAGGCAACGTAAAAGTAGAGAGTTGAGAAGAGAGATAAAAAAGGTTGTTATTTTGGACGAAAAAGTTGGATATAACTTGAAATTTAGAATGAAAATGGCACAATGTGGGGAGGGGTTGGTTGGACTTGTTAAACTCCTAAAGATATGTGGATATGAAAGACGACGTGTCAGCCCCAAACGTGGAATTGTTAGTTTAAAATTTCCCTATTCTTACTCTAACGTGGCCTTCCATACATTCAATAACCAACCTTTATATATCTCAATCATTCAAACCTCCCTATTTCGTAATTGAACTTCTGAAATCCCACAAAAGAAAATGAGTTTATTCAGAACCTCTCTCGCAGTGAGCCCATCAATCTCTTGTTCTTCTTTTCAATAATGTGTGATTatatttccattttttctcaattattatCCATTAATTGTTTAACTAATACATATTACAGAATAAGATGTGGAAATCAATGCTTGTTGGAACTAGGATCCAAGGGAACCGTCGTTTCGCTTCATCCACTACAGCCCCATCTGCcaatgcttcttcttcttcttcttcttcttcgaagTTAATAAACAAAAAACCCATTACGTTGGATAtgtaattaattgattaattttgatGAGATAACATGACTATGTGTACAGGGGTGGTTCCGGGGGGAGCGAGTACATGAAAGGCGAGTACGCCCCAATCTACATTGTGATGGGAATGGTGGCAGTGGTTGTGTCTATCGCAACCCACACGGCGAAGCAACAACTGCTGCATTCGCCGATGGTTAACTGTAGCAAGAAGAAGAGGGAGAGCATTCCGGAGGTCGAGGACCCCGACACCGTCATCACTTCTGCTGACAAATTTATTAACAAATCCTTTCTTAGGAAGGTTGCTCACATTCAGGATGACACCAAGACGTTACCCGATCCAGTTCATCTCGACCCATTTACCAGGTGAACGACTCTTTGATcttattttacttatttttatAGTGTGTTGATATAATATTACACTTATATTATTAACTTATTACTATTCAAAATCAAGTGTACATTTTCAACAAATCAAAATGGTCGAATGGAAAATTAAGAATACTAATGTACTGCATGGGTGCCCTTGTATTACAGGCCACGTAATGCAGAAACTCTGAAAACTGCTGGAGTTGACCCTACCCGCCGTTGAATAACAACTATGATATGGAAAAAACTTGGACGCTTTCTACAATGCACTAATCATATTGTTCTTAATTATATTAGTTTTTGTTGGTGATATGTGTATTGTTGTGTGTGTATATTTATTTAAAGCCCTTCTCTACTTAATTATGCTTTTctcttcacttttttttttgtattgacTGTCAAGCTTCTTCAAAAGTAGAAGTACTACTAGCTACTGCTAGGGAATTTGGCCCCCTTATATAACTTGTTCTTTTAATCTTCTTTTCCGGACAATAAAGCACATTTAATTGGAATACCCTAAATTTTGGTTTTGGGATAATTCTTATCATAACCTCTTTTGCTCTTCCTTCTTCCTCAACTCAACTTTATGTGCTAC is drawn from Cucumis melo cultivar AY chromosome 11, USDA_Cmelo_AY_1.0, whole genome shotgun sequence and contains these coding sequences:
- the LOC103498893 gene encoding uncharacterized protein At4g14100-like, with protein sequence MASKAKNFLILSLLSASVSYSIAEDPVPTPWPLQFHSILLMNYSGILQIINLWYDWPNGRNFNIMQHQLGHVVYDLEWNNGTSFVYTLDSSKTCSSAQLEVGILRPNWLDGAKYLGQRHVDGFLCNVWEKVDFIWYYEDVETKRPVHWLFYTGRQAHVMTFEVGAVLEDENWQAPVYCFDGTGTTANDVALHQNLPLMGGVNNRLLHQNFPAI
- the LOC103498897 gene encoding 40S ribosomal protein S27-2, which encodes MVLQNDIDLLNPPAELEKRKHKLKRLVQSPNSFFMDVKCQGCFNITTVFSHSQTVVVCGNCQTVLCQPTGGRAKLTEGCSFRRKGD
- the LOC103498899 gene encoding uncharacterized protein LOC103498899, with protein sequence MSLFRTSLANKMWKSMLVGTRIQGNRRFASSTTAPSANASSSSSSSSKGGSGGSEYMKGEYAPIYIVMGMVAVVVSIATHTAKQQLLHSPMVNCSKKKRESIPEVEDPDTVITSADKFINKSFLRKVAHIQDDTKTLPDPVHLDPFTRPRNAETLKTAGVDPTRR
- the LOC103498894 gene encoding uncharacterized protein At4g14100-like: MTESAREKREIEAMASKAKFFLILSLLSASVSYSIAEDPVPTPWPLQFHSILLMNYSGIPQIINLWYDWPNGRNFNIIQHQLGNVLYDLEWNNGTSFFYTLDSSKTCSSAQLEVGILRPNWLDGAKYLGQRHVDGFLCNVWEKVDFIWYYEDVETKRPVHWLFYTGRQAHVMTFEVGAVLEDEKWQAPVYCFDGTGTTVNDVALHQNLPLMPDVNNRLLHQNYPAI